Sequence from the Hallerella porci genome:
AAATTTTACGAATCCGTTTAATTTGCTCCCGTCGATTAAGTTTGGATTTATTTTCGCCGTGGTTCTTTTTGTGGCGAATGCGACGCAGAAATATTTCGGAAGTGATGCGCTTTTGCTTTCGAGTTTTATCACCGGCCTTGCGGATATGGATGCGATTACGCTTTCGGTTTTGGATATGACAAAGTCGAATACGGTGCTTGTGTCGGCGGCGTGCAAAGCGATTGCGCTCGCGGCTTTGGCGAATACTCTTTGCAAAGGCGTTCTCGCTTGTGTCATCGGCGATAAAAATATGCGGCGGGCGATTTTACCGGCGATGGGAATTATCGCGGTTGCGTCGTTTTTAATGATTCTTCTTTTCGTGTAATTGTTGTAAAAGACTACAACGCTTTCTGCGGAAAAAGACTTCACATTTTTAGGGAATGCTTTTAGATTTGTGGCTAGAAAAACAACAAACATCCTAGACCACACTCACAAAAAACAACTCCACTTCCGAACGGCTGTGGAGTTTTTTTTATCTAATTTTTATCGAAAATTTTTGTCGAATTGACGGCTTTTCAAAAATTCAAACCACAAAAAAAGCCCCGCATTGCGGGGCTTTTTTGACAAATGGACTTAGTCGATTTTGTTGATCGAAATATGCAAATCGTTCAACTGAGCGACATCGACTTCGCTCGGGCAGTTGTCCATCGGGCTCGAAGCACTTGTGTTCTTCGGGAAGGCGATGAAATCGCGGATGGAATCTTGACCTTCCATCGTGGCGACGACACGGTCCAAACCAAAGGCGAGACCGCCGTGCGGAGGAGCGCCGAACTTGAACGCATCCACGAAGAAGCCGAACTTATCGCGGACTTGTTCTTCGGAAAGACCGAGAAGACGGAAGACTTTTTCTTGGACTTTCGGATCGTGAATACGAATCGAACCGCCACCGATTTCGACACCGTTCAAAACGAGGTCGTAAGCTTCGGCGTTGCAATCCTTCAAATTGCCCGAGAGCATCATTTCGAGATGTTCCGGAAGCGGATTGGTGAACGGGTGATGCATCGCCATGTAGCGGCCTTCCGTTTCGCTGTATTCGAACATCGGGAATTCGGTAATCCAAACAAATTCGCGTTTCTTCGGATCGCGGAGACCTTTGATGCGGGCGACTTCCAAACGGAGCTGACCCATTGCGGTAGCGGCTACTTTTTCCGGACCTGCGATGAAGAACATCATGTCGCCGTTTTTAGCGCCGACTTCGTCGCGAAGAGCGTTTAATTGTTCGGTGGTGAAGAATTTACCAACCTGCGTTTCGACGACATCGTTTTCTTTGACGCGCATCCACACAAGACCCTTTGCTCCGTACTTGGCGACATAAGCGGTCAAGTCATCGATTTGCTTGCGGGTAAAATCAACGCAACCCTTGGCAGCGATGCCACGGACTTTTCCGCCGGCTGCGACGACGTTTTTGAAAACGCCGAAATTCGATGTCGCTGCAATTTCAGAAACATCGTGAATTTCCAAGTCGAAGCGAAGGTCCGGTTTATCCGAACCGTATTTGAGCATCGCTTCGTGCCACTTCATCCGACGAATGTGACGCGGCGGTTCAAAGTTCCAAACTTTGCCGAGAACTTCGGTCACGAATTTGTCGAACATTTCCATGACTTCGTCTTGATTGACGAAAGACATTTCCACGTCAATCTGCGTAAATTCGGGCTGACGGTCTGCGCGGAGGTCTTCATCGCGGAAGCACTTCGCAATTTGGAAGTAGCGGTCAAAGCCTGCAATCATCAACAACTGCTTGTATTGTTGCGGAGATTGCGGAAGAGCGTAAAATTCGCCCGGGTTCACGCGCGACGGGACGAGATAGTCGCGGGCACCTTCCGGCGTCGATTTGCAAAGCACCGGCGTTTCGATATTTTCAAAACCGTTTGCGTAGAAGAAATCATAAACCGCTTTGAGGAAACGGCTCTTGAGCAAAAGATTTTTCTGAATCCACGGACGGCGCAAGTCCAAGTAGCGATACTTCAAACGGAAGTCATCGTTTTCTTTGCTTTCTTCTTTGGCGTTGTTGATTTCAATCGGCGAAGTTTGTGCTTCGTTCAAAATTTCGAGCTTGTCCACTTTGACGTCAACAGCACCAGTGGCGAGCTTATCGTTTTCCATGCCTTCGGGACGAGCCTGGACTTCACCGGTAATGTAAATGACGAATTCATTGCGGAGGTTATCTGCCAGTTTGTGAACTTCGGCGTTGCGTTCCGGATTGAAGACGACCTGAGTTTTTCCGTATTTGTCGCGGAGATCGACGAAAATAACGCCGCCCAAATCGCGACGGCGGTCAACCCAGCCTGCGAGAGAAACGGTTTTACCGATGTCTTCTTTGCGGAGTTCGCCGCAGTTGTGTGTACGTTTCATAAAGTGAACTTCCTTGATTGGAATTTAAGCGCTAAAAAGATAGAAAGTTTTCGGCTTTTGGTTTTGGATTTTTATTTTTTTACAAATTGAAACGAAAAGTTAAATATCTGCTTTGCCTCATTCTCGTCGGCGGAACGGGGCTTCTTCTGTGGGATCTTTTGGTTTATCCTGAATCGTTGCATGTGCCTTCGGCGATTTCATTTGACCACGAAAAACACGGCGAAAATATCGGAGTCGATTGCGCCAAGTGTCATGGGGGAGCAGAAACGGGAATGCGCGCGTTAATGCCTGCGAAATCGGACTGTATGGATTGTCATAATTTGCCGCTCACCGGCACCGCAGAAGATGAAAAATTGCAAGAAGCGCTCAAAAATGCCTCGGATTTTCCGTTTCGTTTTACAAGTCTTTTGCCGGCGAATGTGATTTTCCCGCATGGATTACATACGAAAGCAGGAGTAACTTGCGAAACGTGTCACGGTTCTGCAAAAGAAATTAACGCGGGAAAGCGTCCGATTGTTCGGATGGAAGATTGTATGGATTGTCATCGCGGAAATCGCGGATTTCCCAAAGCTTCCACGGATTGTGCGAGGTGTCATCGATGAAAATTTCGCGGGCGACTTTTCTCAAATTGATGGCGGGAATGTCTGCGCTTTTTTCGCTCGTAAGCTGCCGACGCATGCGTCCGATTCCCGAAAATTTTCACCGCGTTTCGGTCAAGCCCGATTTAAAACTTTTCGAAGAAGAAATCGCAATCGCCAGCAAGAATACGCCGACGAATGAAAATTTAGTGCGCATCTCGCGGCCGGGAGCGCATCCCAAATTTCCGCATGCCGATGTGCGATTTGGCATGGCGATTGATTTGGAAAAATGCAATGGCTGCGGAAAATGTGCGCTCGCTTGCATGGTTGAAAATAATGTGCCGCGGGTAAACGAAGACGAATCGAAGCGCGGACGCTTTATGCATTGGCTTGAAATGCGCGGCGATATTCCTGTGATGTGTGCGCATTGTG
This genomic interval carries:
- the aspS gene encoding aspartate--tRNA ligase, which produces MKRTHNCGELRKEDIGKTVSLAGWVDRRRDLGGVIFVDLRDKYGKTQVVFNPERNAEVHKLADNLRNEFVIYITGEVQARPEGMENDKLATGAVDVKVDKLEILNEAQTSPIEINNAKEESKENDDFRLKYRYLDLRRPWIQKNLLLKSRFLKAVYDFFYANGFENIETPVLCKSTPEGARDYLVPSRVNPGEFYALPQSPQQYKQLLMIAGFDRYFQIAKCFRDEDLRADRQPEFTQIDVEMSFVNQDEVMEMFDKFVTEVLGKVWNFEPPRHIRRMKWHEAMLKYGSDKPDLRFDLEIHDVSEIAATSNFGVFKNVVAAGGKVRGIAAKGCVDFTRKQIDDLTAYVAKYGAKGLVWMRVKENDVVETQVGKFFTTEQLNALRDEVGAKNGDMMFFIAGPEKVAATAMGQLRLEVARIKGLRDPKKREFVWITEFPMFEYSETEGRYMAMHHPFTNPLPEHLEMMLSGNLKDCNAEAYDLVLNGVEIGGGSIRIHDPKVQEKVFRLLGLSEEQVRDKFGFFVDAFKFGAPPHGGLAFGLDRVVATMEGQDSIRDFIAFPKNTSASSPMDNCPSEVDVAQLNDLHISINKID
- a CDS encoding cytochrome c3 family protein, with the translated sequence MKRKVKYLLCLILVGGTGLLLWDLLVYPESLHVPSAISFDHEKHGENIGVDCAKCHGGAETGMRALMPAKSDCMDCHNLPLTGTAEDEKLQEALKNASDFPFRFTSLLPANVIFPHGLHTKAGVTCETCHGSAKEINAGKRPIVRMEDCMDCHRGNRGFPKASTDCARCHR